A segment of the Streptomyces sp. XD-27 genome:
TCCGCCGCCGTCGCCGGTCTCGGTGCGCCGCGCGGAGCCACCCTCGAGGCAGCTGACGCCGGTGGTCTGGTACTCCCGCAACCGCCCGTTCGAAAGCTCCAGCACGGTGCCGTAGCCGTCCATCCGCCACACGCCGTCCAGGTGCGCGCCGGTGCCACGCGCGGAGTCCTCGGGCAGCGTCATCACCCCGCCCACGACAGCCAGCAGCGCGGCCGCGGTGACAGCCTTGGTGGTCTTGGTGGCCTTAGCGGCCTTGGCGGCGGAACGCCTCGACAGCACGATCAGGTCCCCCTGTGGATCGATTCACATCCTCGGAGCACCATGGTCGTCTTCGCCGCCCGGCCCGGACCATCCCGCTGACTACCGTTTCAGCAGGGGGGATATCCCCCGTACCCCCCTGTCAGCGGCGCCCGCTCCGGCAGCGCCTCACGGCTTGCGCGTTGTTCCAGTAGGCCTGCTCCGGGCGGGTGGACTCGCGCCATACCCGTACAACCGGACATACTTCGCAAGAGTCTCATCTGATAGTGAGACAACTGGCGTGACCGCATGGGATGCGGCCGAACTCCCGCCTGCCTGTCTCTTTCTCTCTCTCCAGGAGATCAGCATGAAGACCGACGCACGCCGGATCCGTCATGTCGCGATGGCCGTGGGCGCGCTGGCACTCACCTCGGTGACGGTCACCGGAGCCGTCTCGCCCGGGGCCGCCGCGGGCGCCTCCACCGCCGGAAGCCCGAGCCCGGTCCGCCAGCAGACGCAGCGGATCGCGACCAGCACCCTCGGGAAGGATCTTCAGGTCACCCTCACCGCCGTGCGCTCCACGAGGGACCAGCTCGCGGCGACGGTCGACCTCGCCACATTCGTCCAGGTCAAGGGGGAGTGGCGGCTCCAGGACAGGACCAGGGTCGGTCAGAAGGACAGCTGGTTCTGGTTCCCGCTGACCGGCTCGCGGGCGGTGTGCGAGTTCTCCACGGCCAGCGCCGCACCGCAGCGCATCAGGGTGAGCCTGCTGGTCACCCCCTCCATCGGGTGCTCACCGGTGCACCGGTTCCATGTGGAGAACGGGAAGATCGTCACCGGCTGACGCGCTCGCGTTCACGCCAGTACGCGGCACAGCGCGTCCAGCGCGCCCGCGAAGGCGTGGTCGGGCGGGGTGCCGTACGCGAAGACCAGCGCGTCCGGCGCCTCGCCCGATGGCCCGCCCTGACCAGCGTGCCCGGCACCCGATGGCTGACCAGCATGCTCGGCACCCGGTGGCCCGCCCTGACCAGCCTGCCTGCCCTGCCCGGTACCCGGCCGCCCGCCCTGACCAGCCCGCCCGCCCTGCCCGATGGCCGGCGGCCCGCCCCGCCATTCCGACCCGTCGCCCAGCGGCCCGTCCGCGTACCGGAACCGTGCCAGCCCCTCCAGCGCCAGGCCCTGCCACGCCGCGCCCCGCACCACCGACCGCTCCGTCCCGGGCGGCAGCCGCAGCACCGCGTGCAGCCCCGCCGCGATCCCGGTGACCTCGATGTGCGGCGCGTGTTCGGCGAGCGCCGCCACCAGTTGGTCGCGGCGGCGCCGGTAGCGCAGCCGCATCCCGCGCACATGGCGGTCGTACGCACCGGAGGCCATGAACTCCGCGAGCGTGAGCTGGTCCAGGCTCCCGGACTGCCACTCCCCCGTGCTCTTGACCGCCCGCACCTCCTCCATGAGCTGCTCCGGCAGCACCATCCAGGCCAGCCGCAGCGCGGGCGCCAGGCTCTTGCTGGCCGTACCCAGATAGACCACCCGCTCCGGGTCGAGTCCCTGGAGCGCCCCGACCGGCTGCCGGTCGTAGCGGAACTCGCCGTCGTAGTCGTCCTCCAGGACCAGCCCGCCCTCGCGCGACGCCCAGTCGACGACGGCCGCGCGCCGGTCCGGATGCAGGGAGACGCCGGTGGGGAACTGGTGCGCCGGAGTGAGCAGGACGGCGCGTACGTCGGGCAGCGACGGCAAGAACTCGGTACGGGCGCCGTGTTCGTCCACCGGAAGCGGTACGGTGCGCAGCCCGGCGCGGGCGAGTACGGCGCGGTGGAAGTCGAGCCCGTACGACTCGATGCCCACCGCGGGGCAGCCGCGCCGCTCCTTGAGGACGCGGCCGAGCAGGGAGAGCCCCTGCATGAACCCGGCGCAGATCACGATGCGCTCGGGGTGGGCCCGCACACCTCGGGCCCGCGCCAGGTACTCGGCCAGCACACGGCGCAGCTCGGGGCGGCCCTGGGCGTCCCCGTAGCCGAAGGCCGCGTGCGGGGCGGCCGTCAGGGCCCGGCGGGCCGCGGCGAGCCAGGCGGCGCGGGGGAACGCGGAGACGTCCGGGGACCCGGCCGTGAGGTCGTAGGTGGGGCGGGGGGCCAGCCCGGCGGGTCGGGGTTCACGCGGCGCGGGCTCCGAGGGCACGACGCGCCGGGCGACGCGGGTGCCGGAGCCCTGGCGGGCGGTGAGCCAGCCCTCGGCGACCAGCTCGCCGTACGCGTCGGCGACGGTGTTGCGGGCGATGCCGAGGTCGGCGGCGAGGGAGCGGGAGGAGGGCAGCCGGGTGCCGGGAGCGAGCCGGCCGGTGCGTACGGCGTCGCGCAGGGCCCGGATGAGCGCGGCCCGTACGCCGGTCGCGCCGCGGCCCGACGCGCCGTCAGCCCGAGACCGGTACGCGGACAGGTCCAGATGCAGATCGGCGCCGAAAGTGGCCCAGGAATCCTCCATGGAAATGGACCATACTCCTGGGCTGATACCGCTCTAGCGTGGTGGTCATGACGACAACCGAGAACACCACCGAGAACACCCGGGTACCCCAGGAGCACAAGGCACGACTGAACATCGCCGGCCGTATTCCCGAGGTCTACAAGGCCATGGTCAGCCTCGACGCGGCGTCCAGCAAGGGCCTGGACCCCGTCCTCGTCGAACTGGTCAAGGTACGCGCCTCGCAGATCAACCACTGCGCCTTCTGCCTCGACATGCACACCAAGGACGCGCGGCACGCGGGCGAGACCGAGGCGCGGCTCTATCTCCTCAACGCCTGGGAGGAGGCGGCCGGTTACTACACCGAGAAGGAGCGCGCCGCACTCGCGCTCACCGAGGCGATCACCGTGCTGACCGACGGCTTCGTGCCGGACGAGGTGTACGAGCGCGCGGCCGCGCACTTCGAGGAGCAGGAGCTGGCCCAGCTCATCGCCATGATCATCACCATCAACGCCTGGAACCGGTTCGCCGTCACCACCCGCGCGGTGCCCGGCGCCTACCAGCCGGGCCAGCACGCGTGAGTGGCGCCGCGGCGCGTGGGGGCGCGGTGCGTGGGGGCGCGGTGAGCGAAGCCTCGGCGAGCGGCGCCCCGCTGCGTGCGGACGCGGCGAGCGGCGCCGCGGCCTTCCGCGCGCTGCACCACGGCCGCACGCCCGGCGACCCCCTGATCCTGCCCGGCCCCTGGGACGCGGCCAGTGCCCGCGTCTTCGCGGACGCGGGATTCGCGGCCCTGGCCACGCCGAGCGCGGGGGTCTCGGCGTCGCTCGGCTACCCGGACGGCGGCGCGACCCCGCCCGACGAGATGTTCGCCGTCATCGCCCGGATCGCGCGCGCGGTGGACATCCCGGTGTCGGCCGACATCGAGGACGGGTACGGGCTCGCGCCGAAGGAGATCGTCGAACGGCTGCTGGCGGCCGGGGCGGTCGGCTGCAACCTGGAGGACTCCGACGCCGCGTCCAAACACCTCAAGGACCCCCGTCGGCACGCCGACTGGCTGGCCGAGGTACGCGCGGCGGCCGGTGACAGCCTGGTGATCAACGCCCGCGTCGACACGTTCCTGAGCGGCGAGCCGACAGCGGGCGCGGCGATCGAACGCGGCCGCCTGTACGCGGCGGCGGGCGCGGACTGCGTGTACCCGATCGCGGCGCCCCCGGAGCTGCTGCCGGAGCTGGCGGCCGCGATCGGCGCGCCGATCAACGCGCTCGCGGGTGCGGAGGCGGGGCCGGATGCCCCAACGCCGTCGCGCCTGGGCGAGTTGGGGGCGTCGCGCGTGACGTTCGGGGGCGGGCTCCACGGAGCGTCGATGGCGGCGCTGACGACGGCGGCGGAGCGGCTGCGCCGGTCGTAGGCATGGCCGTACGCGGCTCCGCCGGCTACGGGCCTACGGGCCTACGGGCCTACGGGCCTACGGGCCTACGGGCAGGGTTCCAGCCGCGGTCGGCAGGCGCCCTGCCCGGCGGACGGCGGACCCCTCCGATATTGGGATGCGGCACCCGTCGAGGCGGGCCTAGGGTCGACGCCCGTGGAACCGCTCAGTGAGAAACAGATCCGCTCATCCTTCGTGAACTGCACCAAGGGCGAGGCCGCGCGGCTGCGTCTTCCGCAGGACTTCGCCGAACTCCCCTGGGATGACCTGGACTTCCTGGGGTGGGTGGACCCGGGAGCGCCGCTGCGGGCACATCTCGTGCTCCCCCGCGCGCAGGGCCCCCTGGGGATCTCTCTGCGCGTACCCCCCGCGAGCCGCAGCAGCGCGGTGAAGTCCCGTATGTGCGAGATCTGTCTGACGGGTCACGCTGCCTCAGGGGTCGCCTTGCTCGTCGCCCCCCTGGCGGGCGCCCGGGGCCGCGAGGGCAACACGGTCGGTATCTACATCTGCGCGGACCTCGCCTGCCCCCTGTATCTGCGCGGCAAGCGGCAGCCGAAGCTGCGTTCCGGGCTGTACGAGGAGACCCTGACCCTGGACGAGCGCCTCGCCCGCATGTCGGGCAACCTGGACTCCTTCGTGGCCAAGGTCACCGCACGGTAGGCGCCTGCGGCTGCGTCTGTGGTCTGCAGCCTGTCCCACCCGATCGGACCGGGCACAGGATGTCGGGTCCGGGAGGGTGCGGCCTTCCTAACGTGAGGGACGTAAGGGAAGGAGACCGAGGTGCTGGAGCGGCTGAACGAGGCCCTGGAACACATCGAGTCGCATCTCGATCAGCAGATCGAGGTGGCCGAGCTGGCGCGGATCGCGGTGACGTCGGAGTACCACTTCCGCCGGATGTTCTCCGCGCTGGCGGGGATCTCGCTGTCGGAGTACATCCGGCGCAGGCGGCTGACCATCGCGGGCGCCGAGGTGCTCGCCGGAGAGCGGACGCTGCTGGAGATCGCGGTGCGATACGGCTACGGCTCGGGGGAGGCGTTCGCGCGCGCGTTCCGGGCCGTCCACGGTGTGGGCCCGGGCGACGCCCGGCGAACGGGCGCCTCACTGCGCTCCCAGCCTCGGATGTCCTTCCGCCTCATAGTCGAAGGGAGCAGCAGCATGCGATACCGGATCGTGGAGAAGGAGCAGTTCCGTGTGGTCGGCAAGAAGGCCCGCGTCCCCCTCGTGCACGAGGGCATGAACCCGGCGATCGCCGATTTCATCCGGAGCATCGACCAGGAGACGATGCGGCGCATCACCGCGCTGTCCGATCAGGCGCCGGAGGGGATCGTCGGGGTGAGCGACAACCTCGACCCGAGCCGGGCGGAGGGAACGGAACTCGACTACTACCACGGCGTGGTGACCGGAGCCGACCCTGCTCCGGAGGACCTGGACGCGCTCACCGTCCCGGCGGGGACATGGGCCGTCTTCGAGAACTCCGGGCCGTTCCCGCAGGCCCTCCAGTACCTGTGGCGGGACGTGTTCACGCAGTGGTTCCCCTCCAACCCGTACCAGAGCAGGCCGGGACCTGAGATCCTGCGCACCCGGCTGTCGCAGGACGCGGCACAGGCGGACGCGGAGCTGTGGATCCCGGTGGAGCGGACCGCGGACTGAGCAAACGGCGCGGCGGTGTCCCCCCGCGGGGGGAGGGGGACACCGCCGTACCACCGCTACCTCGACCGTGTCTGCATTCGGGGTGGGAATCGACCGCTCAGTCGGCGCGGCCCGTCGCCGCCACCGTCACACCCAGTCCGATCATCGCGAAGCCGCCCGCCCCGCCCACCATCGACAGGCGGCGGTCCGAGCGGGCGAACCACGAACGGGCCGCCGAGGCGCCCAGGCCCCACAGCGTGTCCGTGATCAGGCCGATGGCGACCGGGACCAAGCCCAGCACCATCATCTGGAGGGGGACATGGCCCGCCGAGTGGTCCACGAACTGCGGTAGCACCGCCGCGAAGAAGACGATGCCCTTCGGGTTGGTGACGCCCACGAGAATCCCGTCAAGGATCGTGCGCAGATCACCGCGCCGCTCACCCGCCGTCACCTCCATGTCCGCCGCACGCATCGCCTTGCGGTGCCGGAACGCCTGCACGCCCAGGTAGACGAGATACGCCGCTCCGGCCAGCTTCACGCCCATGAACACCGCCGCCGAGCTCTCCACCAGGGCGCCGAGGCCCCACGCCACAGCGATCACCAAGAGGTACGAGCCGACCAGGTTGCCGAGGACCGTCGCGAGTGCCGTGCGGCGGCCGTGCGCGAGCGCTCTGCCGATCACGAACAGCACGCTCGGCCCCGGAACCACGATCACCAGCAGCGACATCGCCGCGAACGCGAGCATGCTCTCCGTGGACACCATGTGGCCGTCACCTCCTGGATGCTTTTCAGGGGAATACAAACAGGTGGCGGACGGTCCCCTCTAGGGCTCGTCCACATGCCGATATCCGGCCACTCACGGACGCTGTCCCGGCCCCGGCCCCGGCACGCAGGTCGCTGACCAGATAGACCGGAACGAACGGCCTAGCCCTTCTCGCCCATGGCGGTACGGAGCCAGTCGAGGGAGTCCTGCCCGAGGAGCCCGTCCGCGAGGCGCCTCGCGGTCTCGGTCACCAACCGCTCGCGGCTGCTGTCGATCCACCGTTGGGTGTTCGCATAGCCCTGGGCCTTGTACTCGATCCCTTGCAGCAGGCATTCGAGTTTGTCCGCGTCCCGAGCGCATACGGCCTCGGCCGATTCCCTGGCCTCGTACTCCGAGACGACCGCCCGCACGGTCGAGGCGAGAGGCTCCGGCATGCCCACCGTCTGGGCGGCGGTCACCTCCCGTGGGTCGGTACTGGTGGCGTACCTCTTGCCGAGGTGGTTCACGTCTCCCGTACGGCTCTCCTGCGAGTCGTGCCAGACCGCCAGAAGGGCCGCTCGTGCGGGGTCCGCGCCCTCCAGCGTGGCGATGATCGAGGCGATGAGCGAGGTGCGCCACGCATGCTCGGCGACGCTTTCCGGATCGCGCACCCCGGCCATCCACCAGCCGGTGCGCCGTGCATGCTTCAGCGTCCCGGCCTCGAAGAGAAAGCGCGCCACCGCTTGAAGTTCGTCAGTCACCGTCCGTCTCCTGTCGCGGGGGATAGAGGGATGAGAGGGATACGCGTGTACGCGCCATCGCGTCGTAGCGCGGCGTGTCAGGGAACGGAACGAGTTCGCCCGCCCACAGGTAACTCCGCTGGTCGCCCCGCTTGGCAACCCCGCTCACGACTTCGGCGGGCTCCCACGGCCACGCGCCGACCTCACCGCGTCCGTGTACAACTCCGTGGTGAGGTCGCCATCGGCGACGCCGAGTTCTCGCAGCACGCCGCGCACCGCGACAAGCGCGGCCTGCACGTCCCCTTCATGCGCGACGAGGGTTTCCACCTCGATGAACGTCCCGCCGATCTCCGGTACGCGGACCAGCGTGGCGAGCATGCGGCGGCCCAGCGCATCGAACTCGTAGTTCCTGCACCGTTTCTGGAAAGCGATGGCCGGCGCGTATCCGAGGCCGCGCAGCATCGCGTGGACCGCCTCGACGTCCCTCACACGCGTTTCGTGCTCCGGCTTCGAGCCCGAGGCCTCGTCGACCTTGGGGCCCTTGAACGTGAGGAGCGAGTGGGTCTCGTGCGCACCGTGCACGGTCCGCACCCGCAGTTCGCGGTCGGATGCGCCGAGGCTGCCGGACAGATCGTCGTAGTAGGTGTCGTGATACACCTCCGGCCGCCCGGTGGCGCGTTCCTCCAACGCGCGCAGCATGGTCTCCGGTACGCGCACCCGGGCTTTCAGCTCCGCTTCGATCATCTGCCGCGCCTCTCCGCTCGGCGGCTCCCCAGCTCCACGATCACCAACGTGCCCCGGCTGCCCGGCCGGACCGCGTGGGGCGTACCCGCCGGGATCAGATACAGCTCGCCCGATCGCACCGTCACCGGACGGCCCGCTACGGCGAGTTCGAGCCGGCCGTCGAGGACGAGCAGCGCTTCGGGGGCCTCGTGGCTCTCCTCCGCCAGCGGCAGTTCGTCCATCCGCAGCACCTTCACGCAGGCGGAGCCCACCCGTCCGAGGACGAGTGAGCTCCATGCCTGCGGGAGGCCCGCCGCCGTCTCGTTCAGATTGACCGGACTGACCGGACTGACCCGACCACCCACCATGCGTCGCTCCCGCTGACTTTCGACGATCTCAAGGACGTCTTCGACGCTATGTGGCCCCGGCCTCCGGTTGGTCGACCGTTCGGCAAAGGATACGGAGCCCGCCGAGTCCTGCTGCCGATCCTGGTGGCGCGTAGCGCGTAGGGGGAGCTCAGGACGCAGCCGCCCGGCAGTCGCGGCAGCGGCTGTGCTCGGCGGAGCGGAAGGCGCGGTCGCAGCCGGGGCAGTTGCGGAGCGCGACGACCGCCGGTCGGGCCGGTCCCCTCAAGGCCGACGGCACTCCGGGGTGGACGCGCCCGGCGGGCGGGAGAAGTTCGCGGAGGCGGTAGGCGATCAGTCCGGTCGGGCGGCCCTTGAAGCGCTCGGGCAGGCCGGTGACAACCGCGTCGATGATCTCGGTGGGCCAGGCCACGCGCTCCAGCCACAGGTCCACGAGGGGCGCGAGGTGCGCGATCTCACGTGCGGAGAGAGCGAGTCGGGGATCACGGGTGCGCAGAGCGACCAGGACGCCGATGGCGGCGGGGCTGGGCGGCGGGTCCTCGTCCCACTTGGCCGGGTCCAGCGGTACGGGCGCGTGCGGGTCATCAGGGTCTGAGGGTGCGAATGCGGGTGCGGGTGCGGATGCGGGATCGGGTGCGGGATCGGGTGCGGGTGCGGGATCGGGTGCGGGGTTGGGACCTCGTACGGCCTCGGCCACGGCCTCCTCGGGCTCGGGCTCGGGCTCGGGCTCGGGATCGGCAGCAGGGACAGGACCTGTCGTCATCGCGTCCTCGGGCGGTGCTGGGGCGGTAGGCGGGGCCGCACCCACGCGCGGCTTGTCGTAGAGGTAGGTCCTGGTGATCAGCCGACCGTCCGGCCCCCGCTCGACGCGGCGCTCCAGCCACCCCTCGGCCTCCAGCTCGTTGAGCGCGCGGCGGATCCGGATCTCGCCCTCTTCGAAGTGCCTGCACAGGGCCTTGATCGTGATCGATTCGCCGTCGGCGAGGGAGAAAATGTAGAGCGCGACGCCGCCGGTGACCGCGCTTCCGGGGCGCTGGGCGAGGCGGTTGGAGATGATCGTGAACTTGGACTTGTGGCGGTGGCGGATATGGATCACCCCGCCGGCGCGCGTGGGCGCGCTAGGCTGCTGGCTAGCCATCGGGAAGGTCCTGCTTCCTGATCGGTCAGGCCCTCGTTCGGGATTGCAGTCCCGGCCGGGGGCCGTTTCTGTGTGCGGTTGTCGTCGCTGAGCGTAACCCTGCCCGAGCGGCGATTGCACACAACTCACCCGTAAGAGTGAGGGATTGGGATGGGGGGTATTTCTACCGTTCCTCTAAGGGATCGCGCGGCCCACCGGCCCCCGGCCCACACGGACCTGGCCCCGCTCCACCGGCCCCCGGCCGCCCGAGCTCCGGCGCGACCTGCGCGCTTTCGTCGAGGCGAGAAGGCCAGATGCGGCGGACGGCGACACCGGTCTTACGATCCCGGGGGAAATTGAGGTCCGGACGTGCTGGCCTGCCGCGATATAGAGCTCGCTACATGTAGCCAGTGTTTAGAAAGTGGCCCTGGCGTCGAACGCGACGACGTAGGCAGGATCGTGAGTCATGCGTGCAGTTGTGTTCGACATGGATGGGACGCTGCTGGACAGCGTCCCCACGGTGTCCCGCGCGTACGCCGACGCGATTCGCTCGCTCGGCGGCCCGCCGGTCTCGCCGGATGAGGTGGTCGCCAGCTGGCATGTCGGCCACACAGAGCTGGTTCTCGCACACTTCCTCGGCCGTACCTGCGGCCCCGCCGAGGTCGAGCGCTTCCACGCTCACCTGGATCCGGCCGTCGCCGAGCTGCGGCCGTTCCCTGGCATACCGGCCCTGCTCGACGCAGTCGCCGATGCGGGCATGCGGCTGGGCGTATTCACGGCGGCCACCCGGCGAGTGGCTTCGAGCATGCTCGCTGCCGCCGGAATCGACGCTCGATTTGGGGTGGTCATCGCAGGCGACGAAGTCGACAGACCCAAGCCGGCGCCGGACGGGTTGTTGCTGGCGCTGCGGCAGCTCGGGGTTCCGGCCGAGGCAACTGCCTATGTGGGTGATGCTGAAGTGGACCTCGGCTGTGCCGACGCCGCGGGATCGCTGGGAGTGCACGCCAGGTGGGGTGCACGCGCCGGTGTCCGTGCCGGGGCTCACCCGGTCGCGCCGCGTCCGTACGACGTGCTCAGCCTGCTGGTGGCGCCTCGCAGGCGTACGGGCGAGGGCACGGCCCGCCAGGGCGGCTCCGGGACAGTGGCCCGCAGATCGGCAGATCAGTTGAGGCTCGCTAGTGAGGATGGGCAGTTGTGATCACTATTGGTTCGTTGCGCGAGGAGGATCGCGCCGCTTGGGAAGCGCTGGCGCGCGGTTACAAGGCGTTCTACCGCACCACGGTGCCGGACGAGGGCTACGAGCAGACTTGGCAGCGGCTACGGGGCGGCACCGAGTTCCACGGCATCGGCGCCTGGTCGCAAGGGAAGCTGGTCGGCATCGCACACTATTTGTTCCACCCGACGTTCTGGATGGAAGACAGCTGCTACCTCCAGGACCTCTTCGTCGACGAGGCGGCACGCGGCCGAGGCGTGGCACGGATGCTGATCGAGAAGGTGGCCGATGCATCGCGGGAGCAGGGGGCATCCCGCTTCTACTGGACCACTCAGGAGGACAACACCGCCGCCCGCGCACTGTACGACAAGGTAGCGAGCTTCAAGGGGTTCATACGCTACGACTACCCCATGGCTTGCGACCTGGGGGAAATGCTGGCGGGGGCCGGTCGGCAGTGACGTGAGAAGCGCCGTGCGGGTTAGGGGAGTTGTGAAGCTGACCTGGGCCCGCACGGCCTGCTCCCATCCTGCCCTCTCCGGTATCTCCCGCGCACACTTCGGCGAGTTGTTCGCCGAACTCGCCGACCCGTGGGAGGCGGCCCGACAGTCCACGCTGCGCGTGGCGCGGGGTGGTGAACGCAAGCGGGCGGCCGGAGCAGGACGCAAGCCGAAGCTGGTTCTTTACGACAGGCTGCTTCTCACGCTGGTACACCTGCGCCATCAGCTGCCGCACGAGGTCCTGGGTGAACTCTTCGACGTCGACCGCTCAACCGCCTCGGCGGCGATCCGGCAGGTCCGCCCGCTGCTCGCGGCACGCGGCTTCGCGGTGCCCGACCGGCCCGGGGTACGACTGCGGACGCTGGCCGACGTCTTCGCCTACGCCGAGGCCGAGGCCGTCGAACTGCGGCTCGACGGAGCTGAGACGCAGGTCAGGCGCCCACAGACCGACCGCCCCGGACGCCGGGCATTCGTCTCTGGCAAGCGGAAGCAGAACACGATCAAGACCACCACGTTCAGCGACGGACAGGGCCGGATGCTGCTGTCCGGGGTTGTACGGCCCGGCCGGATGCACGATCAGACCGCCGTGCGCACTGAGGGCATCGCCGAGCAGTTCCGGCTCCACCCGTCGGTGAAGTCCCAGGCCGACGCCGGGTATGCCGGGCTGGCCAAAGAGTTCCCCGACCAGGTCACCGCCCCGCCGAAGAAGCCGAAGGACGACGCGTGTGACGGCGACAAGCGGGCCTGGCACGAGGCACGGCGGAGACAGTCCTCCGCCCGGATCTGCATCGAGCACACCAACGCCGAGCTGCGGCAATGGGCGCCCCTGCGACGCTTCACCGGATCCCGTGACACCTACGCCGAGACCCAACTGGCGATCGCCAGCCTGGTCTCCGACCGCTCCGCGCGGCGCCCCACCCGCCGCCGGACCAGCACCGACCTCGTCCTCGTCCGCGACAGAACCTGATCACACCAGCCGAACTGTCAGGCCAGCACGTCCGGACCCCAATTTCCCCCGGGGTCGTTATTGGCGTAGGCCACGACGTCGGCCCTCCCGCCGTAGCCGCGGCGGGACGCTGCGTGTGTCGCCGTCAGCGGAGCGGCAGGATCATGGCGTCGTAGATGGGCGCGTCAGGGAACGGGATGAGTTCGCCAAGCCACTGGTAGCCCCACTCCTCGTACCGGGCGCGCACCCGTGGATGGGCACGCTCGACCAAGAGCGTGGCGCGCTCCTCATTCCGGTCGCCCATCAGCTCATCATGGATCCGCCGGGCTACTCCCGTGCCTCGCGCCTTGTCGGTCACCATCAGTTCGGACAG
Coding sequences within it:
- a CDS encoding transposase family protein, producing the protein MKLTWARTACSHPALSGISRAHFGELFAELADPWEAARQSTLRVARGGERKRAAGAGRKPKLVLYDRLLLTLVHLRHQLPHEVLGELFDVDRSTASAAIRQVRPLLAARGFAVPDRPGVRLRTLADVFAYAEAEAVELRLDGAETQVRRPQTDRPGRRAFVSGKRKQNTIKTTTFSDGQGRMLLSGVVRPGRMHDQTAVRTEGIAEQFRLHPSVKSQADAGYAGLAKEFPDQVTAPPKKPKDDACDGDKRAWHEARRRQSSARICIEHTNAELRQWAPLRRFTGSRDTYAETQLAIASLVSDRSARRPTRRRTSTDLVLVRDRT
- a CDS encoding GNAT family N-acetyltransferase — its product is MITIGSLREEDRAAWEALARGYKAFYRTTVPDEGYEQTWQRLRGGTEFHGIGAWSQGKLVGIAHYLFHPTFWMEDSCYLQDLFVDEAARGRGVARMLIEKVADASREQGASRFYWTTQEDNTAARALYDKVASFKGFIRYDYPMACDLGEMLAGAGRQ